The region ACAAAGCTATTCATATCCTTTGAAATCACTTTAATCTATCTCATTGGTTCTTGAGTTTTGCATTAACATTAAGGATCTATTTACAATGGCTGTTTCATCTTGTCAATCTATCATGTCAAACTCTATGACTAACATTTCTAGCAGATCTAGAGTTAACCAGTTTACCAACATCCCTTCTGTCTACATTCCAACCTTGAGAAGGAATGTCAGCCTCAAAGTTCGATCTATGGCTGAGGTAATTATGCTTTTTTCAAACATATTTTAACCTGTAGTATTTGCTTATGTATATGTGACATGTTTATGATTTAAGAATGATTAGTTGCTAATTACTTATTAAATTATTCAGGGAGAGCCGAAAGAGCAATCAAAGGTGCCTGTAGACCCAACTACACCAATTGCATCAACACCAACACCACAACCAGCCTATACTCGTCCACCAAAGGTGACCATAGTAACATAAAGTGCTATTGTTTTTTCTGTTAGCTTATTAATATGAAGCATAATTTTGGTCTATATTAAAATGACTTTTTTAACATATATAAATTATGATGAAATGGCAGATGAGCACAAAGTTTTCAGATTTGATGGCATTTAGTGGGCCAGCACCCGAAAGGATCAATGGAAGATTGGCTATGATTGGTTTTGTAGCAGCAATGGGGGTGGAGATAGCAAAAGGGCAGGGTTTGTCAGAACAATTATCTGGTGGTGGAGTTGCATGGTTCTTGGGGACAAGTGTGTTGTTATCACTTGCTTCATTGATTCCATTTTCTCAAGGGGTTAGTGTGGAGTCTAAATCTAAGAGTATTATGTCCTCAGATGCAGAGCTTTGGAATGGAAGAATTGCAATGTTAGGTTTAGTTGCTTTAGCTTTCACAGAATTTGTTAAGGGTACATCCCTTGTGTAATAGATTTCTTCAGGGACACAATTAAGATATTTAGGTCACAGAATATGTGGTTAGAAAAATAATGTCATAAAGAATAGTAACATTAATCTTAAGCTATTTTCTTGATACTGAAGTGCAGTCTAAAGCTCTTGTCAATTAAAATTGAAGTCTATTTGGTTGTGGTTTGATTGTTTCTCGAGAAACATAGAAAAGATAGAGCGACATAAGAGAGAAGAGCTGAGATGTGAGTCCCATGATTTTCAACTTCTTCGCAATTCTGCGAAGAAAGACTGTTCCATTATTTCATTCTATGGCCCTCGTTTTATTTTCAAATAAAACCATACCATGTAAttattaatttgataaaattgaGGTGGAGAAGTGAATAGATTGAGTAGACGGTGGTAGTAGTGCAAGAATTTCAATAGTAGTTTATGATTTTATTATTATCTTTTAAAAAATATTTGTAAGTAAAATTTACTATCTAAATTTAACTTATAAAtttaaatagtattttaaatataaataataatttaaattaataaaaattatatGATCAAATCACACGTTAATAATTTTAGTTAATTGTCTTTAAAATTTTTTTACAAAATCAAGTGTATTGATTAATAAAATTTTATTCATAAAAAAGAAATTAATAAAGGTTCTAACTTAAATATATTTAGACTTAAAATAATTATTGTAAAAAAGCATAACAAATGCAGATAGAGATGCCAAGCTAAGTCTAATAGGGAAATAGTAGGAATCTTGCACCCTTGCAATGAGAATAACTAAGTTCATATCAGGAAACTTATGCTCAAACAATGAGAATAACTAAGTTCATATTTAGATCCGGTGACAAGAATTGAGTTTTAATTTCAGCTAAAAGTAAGATGAgtttaaaaaattaataatttgATACATCTATTTGCTAAATATTAGTTGATAAATAAATTTATATGTAAAAATCGACTTTACAACAAACACTCCAATTTATAGATTtaaatgaaaatcaattataaaGACAATCCATTGTATTCAATTACATATAACCCCTTCTCATGTCTTACACTTTTCTCTTTGTCTAACACTCACAATTCGATGAATAATGATAAACATGTAACTTAGATATAACACTACGCGTTGTATAATTTGAAGAAAAACAATTGTCATGTAAATTTAACAAGAATGCTGAGACATAAGTAGACACGTAATAGAGAACGTGGAATTCTTAGATCTACAAAACCCATGTAATTGGTATTAGCATGAACACTAATGTCAACACTTATTCAATACATGGATATCTCATTTTCATCTAAAGGAATGAATCTCTACACTCACATATTATATGAACAGAAAGAATGACAGAACAATACACATCATAGCATCTATTTTTTTAAAGAATGTCAGAAATCTTATCAGCTACTTCATATGTACAAATAGCTATTATATTTGGCAGCCACGTTTGTACTAATAATACAAGCATCTATGGATCAAGCTGATACTCAGCCTTGTCAAAATCACCATTTAGGAGTGTGCTTTCCACCACCCCATTTTCAAGTTTCTGCAATTCATTCATAAATAGATAGTTATCaccaaagaaaaaaaaaagggaGTGCAGTTATACAACTTGATTAGAAATTGCATTGCTTGCATAAACATACACATACTCAAACAGAAAAAGGATAGTCAGATACGTACTCCTGAGTGTAGATCAACTGGAAACAAATTGATGGCTTCTGTGTTGAATGTAAATCCACTGGAGATGACACGATTTTTGCATTAGTGACATGCACAGAATGAAAAAATTGAAAGGAAAGAAAGATATTGGTGGAACAGAATTAACAAAAGTTGAAATAAATAATGAGATAGTAGAAC is a window of Lathyrus oleraceus cultivar Zhongwan6 chromosome 6, CAAS_Psat_ZW6_1.0, whole genome shotgun sequence DNA encoding:
- the LOC127098408 gene encoding early light-induced protein, chloroplastic, which encodes MAVSSCQSIMSNSMTNISSRSRVNQFTNIPSVYIPTLRRNVSLKVRSMAEGEPKEQSKVPVDPTTPIASTPTPQPAYTRPPKMSTKFSDLMAFSGPAPERINGRLAMIGFVAAMGVEIAKGQGLSEQLSGGGVAWFLGTSVLLSLASLIPFSQGVSVESKSKSIMSSDAELWNGRIAMLGLVALAFTEFVKGTSLV